In Arcobacter ellisii, a genomic segment contains:
- a CDS encoding thiamine phosphate synthase — protein MKKYLITDPQYYTNDIEIFRETLIKTLTKHKIDIACFRDKESKNFEELAKIFIEICKKFNIKEILLNSNYLLAKKLGATGVHLNSKQFDKIKEAKEKNLFTIISCHTFLEIEKAIEQKADAITFSPIFNTPNKGEPKGIEKLEEATNLYKDINIIALGGIVSEEQIAKIENKKAYGFASIRYFI, from the coding sequence ATGAAAAAATATCTTATAACTGACCCTCAATATTATACTAATGATATAGAAATATTTAGAGAAACTTTGATAAAAACCTTAACTAAACATAAAATAGATATTGCTTGTTTTAGAGATAAGGAATCTAAAAATTTTGAAGAATTAGCAAAAATCTTTATAGAGATTTGTAAAAAATTTAATATAAAAGAGATTCTTTTAAATTCAAATTATTTGTTGGCAAAAAAATTAGGAGCAACAGGTGTTCATCTAAATTCAAAACAATTTGATAAAATCAAAGAAGCAAAAGAAAAAAATCTTTTTACAATTATCTCTTGTCACACTTTTTTAGAGATTGAAAAAGCTATTGAACAAAAAGCAGATGCGATTACTTTTTCTCCTATTTTTAATACACCAAATAAAGGTGAACCTAAAGGAATAGAAAAGTTAGAAGAGGCAACAAACTTATATAAAGATATAAATATTATTGCCCTTGGAGGGATAGTTTCAGAAGAACAAATCGCTAAAATAGAAAATAAAAAAGCCTACGGTTTTGCATCTATTCGATATTTTATTTAA
- a CDS encoding molybdopterin molybdotransferase MoeA: MAISVNTALDIITNIKTNLKYEILPIENCLNRICAKEIVANSYLPKFDNSAMDGYAIIFEDKDEELKIIDTIFAGDNNTKLLEKNSCIKIMTGARIPQNATAIIPKEDTEELNDNKIKIIQKVNKFQHIRYIGEDIKKDEVLVKIGEEINFSKITLLASQGISHIKVYKRPKIVVFASGEELKLHYEKIEDYQIYNSNTPTFLARAKELGCEVTFIGQAKDTIEAIKELILNSLDADLIITSGGVSVGDADFTKDAFKELNFETIFEGIQIKPGKPTIFGKIKDSYILNLPGNPLASALIFELFGRVLIQKLIGSKDIFHNFIYGKMKDDFKTKKGRDTIIPGYFDGEYFDISQKRSPGMVSTLASCNSMIVITDKVENIKKDNFIKILPINWKFFSNTNKDFFTHE; this comes from the coding sequence ATGGCTATTTCAGTTAATACTGCATTAGATATAATTACAAATATAAAAACAAATTTAAAATATGAAATTCTACCCATTGAAAATTGTCTAAATAGAATTTGTGCTAAAGAGATTGTTGCAAATAGTTATTTACCTAAATTTGACAATTCTGCTATGGATGGTTATGCAATTATATTTGAAGACAAAGATGAAGAATTAAAAATTATTGATACAATTTTTGCAGGAGATAATAATACAAAACTTTTAGAAAAAAATAGTTGTATAAAAATTATGACTGGTGCTAGAATCCCTCAAAATGCAACTGCTATTATTCCAAAAGAAGATACAGAAGAACTAAATGACAATAAAATAAAAATTATACAAAAAGTTAATAAATTTCAACATATCAGATATATTGGTGAAGATATAAAAAAAGATGAAGTTTTAGTCAAAATAGGTGAAGAAATTAATTTTTCTAAAATAACTCTGCTTGCTAGTCAAGGAATTTCACATATTAAAGTTTATAAAAGACCTAAAATTGTAGTTTTTGCAAGTGGAGAAGAGTTAAAACTTCATTATGAAAAAATAGAAGATTATCAAATTTATAATTCAAACACTCCTACTTTTCTAGCAAGAGCAAAAGAGTTAGGTTGTGAGGTTACTTTTATTGGACAAGCAAAAGATACAATTGAAGCTATAAAAGAGCTAATTTTAAATTCACTTGATGCGGATTTAATAATTACTTCAGGTGGAGTTTCTGTTGGAGATGCTGATTTTACAAAAGATGCTTTTAAAGAATTAAATTTTGAAACTATTTTTGAAGGTATTCAAATAAAACCAGGTAAACCAACTATTTTTGGGAAAATTAAAGACTCTTATATCTTAAATCTTCCAGGAAATCCTCTTGCATCAGCCTTAATATTTGAACTTTTTGGAAGAGTTTTAATTCAAAAACTTATAGGTTCAAAAGATATATTTCATAATTTTATTTATGGAAAAATGAAAGATGATTTTAAAACAAAAAAAGGAAGAGATACAATTATTCCAGGTTATTTTGATGGGGAATATTTTGATATATCACAAAAAAGATCTCCAGGTATGGTATCAACACTAGCTTCATGCAACTCTATGATTGTAATTACAGATAAAGTTGAAAATATAAAAAAAGATAATTTTATAAAAATTCTACCAATAAACTGGAAATTTTTTAGCAATACAAATAAGGATTTTTTTACACATGAATAA
- a CDS encoding RecB-like helicase — translation MKKYLALKASAGSGKTFALTVRYITLLLLGAKPNEILTLTFTNKAANEMSERIYKTLLTLGDDEAYLNAIIEQSNLSKEEILGKKGFLVKSFSNANLSIFTIDKFVNKILREFCGYIGISDDFEIKVDDIETLSLKFLESLDLKQFETLIDFSHYEKKKFNSLFELFKILLEKNEKINILNIDAKLIDFQKERVLENAFKIKEFILNCSVASPSAKKAVDFEKFDDLFGRTWLEKDCLAEYSYFKKCANETIESYFIELKKEITIYYKIRAGYSLNKLFELYLMFKDFKFEFNKNKNYLEFNDISNLVYELLSTKIDKDFLYFRLDSTYSHILMDEFQDTSLLQYKILEPLIKEILSGDTTKFKTFFYVGDTKQSIYRFRGGKRELFDYVANTNNVLEVEVLNTNYRSCENIISYVNSLFLNLSNYEYYEQESVAKDGYVEVCEDEALDEEEKFVNIAKKIEELISLGVNSNDIAILTYTNDDVLSLYYYLKQKFPDMKISTEMTSKLINQQNVKAVINAMKYLYFKEEIYKENVNALIGKEILNELDLQIQLEEKSVQEIIKELSKKLKIIDENVVKLIEVSSSFNNIVDFVYEIDKLDANMENSESVGLQILTIFKSKGLEFHTVILLDRIKRKNVDKSSLLFEYENLELKNIFYKIKGYENFDKDYEKAIAKEKALSLEDEINILYVAMTRAKNNMIIFKKIKSSVFDILNMKVCKIGKIKESINLSINKDEKNIVSYTPLDLGTQEKQISKEKELEVDHLHAKYFGLATHYCLEMMNEFDEKNLDYSMDLVQTRYSNYLSEDDFFDIKNRLRFLLNDSTFKSLLENSMFISEQSLIYKEEIKIIDLLLFKEDCFYIIDYKTTKEELDEHKIQVSYYKKAIKEIFKTSNVKSYLVYLKPSDCIIKEV, via the coding sequence ATGAAAAAATATTTAGCTTTAAAAGCCAGTGCAGGAAGTGGTAAAACATTTGCACTTACGGTTCGTTACATCACTTTGTTATTACTTGGTGCAAAACCAAATGAAATTTTAACTCTTACATTTACAAATAAAGCTGCAAATGAAATGAGTGAAAGAATATATAAAACACTTCTTACATTAGGTGATGATGAAGCATATCTAAATGCAATTATTGAACAATCAAATCTTTCAAAAGAAGAGATTTTAGGTAAAAAAGGTTTTTTAGTAAAATCATTTTCAAATGCAAATTTATCAATATTTACTATTGATAAATTTGTAAATAAAATTTTAAGAGAGTTTTGTGGATATATTGGAATTTCAGATGATTTTGAAATAAAAGTTGATGATATTGAAACTCTTAGTTTAAAATTTTTAGAATCACTTGATTTAAAACAGTTTGAAACACTGATAGATTTTTCCCATTATGAGAAAAAGAAATTTAATTCACTTTTTGAACTTTTTAAAATACTTTTAGAAAAAAATGAAAAAATAAATATTTTAAATATTGATGCTAAATTAATAGATTTCCAAAAAGAGAGAGTTTTAGAAAATGCTTTTAAAATAAAAGAGTTTATTTTAAATTGTAGTGTTGCAAGCCCAAGTGCAAAAAAAGCTGTTGATTTTGAAAAATTTGATGATTTATTTGGACGAACATGGCTTGAAAAAGATTGTTTAGCTGAATATTCATATTTTAAAAAATGTGCAAATGAAACAATTGAATCTTATTTTATAGAGTTAAAAAAAGAGATAACAATATATTATAAAATAAGAGCAGGGTACAGTTTAAATAAACTATTTGAACTCTATTTAATGTTTAAAGATTTTAAATTTGAGTTTAACAAAAATAAAAACTATTTAGAATTTAACGATATTTCAAATTTAGTTTATGAATTATTATCAACAAAAATTGATAAAGATTTTTTATATTTTAGACTTGATTCAACTTATTCACATATTTTGATGGATGAGTTTCAAGATACTTCACTTTTACAATATAAAATTTTAGAACCTTTAATAAAAGAGATTCTTTCAGGTGATACAACAAAATTCAAAACATTTTTTTATGTTGGGGATACAAAACAATCTATTTATAGATTTAGAGGTGGGAAAAGAGAACTTTTTGATTATGTAGCAAATACAAATAATGTTTTAGAAGTTGAAGTTTTAAATACAAATTATCGTTCATGTGAAAACATTATCTCTTATGTAAATTCACTTTTTTTAAATCTTAGTAATTATGAATATTATGAACAAGAATCTGTTGCAAAAGATGGTTATGTTGAAGTTTGTGAAGATGAAGCATTAGATGAAGAAGAAAAATTTGTAAATATTGCAAAAAAAATTGAAGAGTTGATAAGTTTGGGTGTAAATTCAAACGATATAGCAATTTTAACTTACACAAATGATGATGTTTTATCTTTATATTATTATTTAAAACAGAAATTTCCTGATATGAAAATATCAACTGAAATGACTTCAAAATTAATAAATCAACAAAATGTAAAAGCAGTTATTAATGCTATGAAATATCTTTATTTTAAAGAGGAAATTTATAAAGAGAATGTAAATGCACTTATTGGAAAAGAGATATTAAATGAATTGGATTTACAAATCCAATTGGAAGAAAAATCTGTTCAAGAAATTATAAAAGAGTTATCAAAAAAATTAAAAATAATAGATGAAAATGTTGTTAAATTAATTGAAGTAAGTTCAAGTTTTAATAATATTGTAGATTTTGTTTATGAGATAGATAAATTAGATGCAAATATGGAAAATAGTGAATCAGTTGGACTTCAAATATTAACTATTTTTAAATCAAAAGGTTTGGAGTTTCATACAGTTATTTTACTTGATAGAATTAAAAGAAAAAATGTAGATAAATCTTCACTTTTATTTGAATATGAAAATCTTGAATTAAAAAATATTTTTTACAAAATAAAAGGTTATGAAAATTTTGATAAAGATTATGAAAAAGCAATAGCAAAAGAAAAGGCACTAAGTCTTGAAGATGAAATAAATATTTTATATGTTGCAATGACAAGAGCTAAAAATAATATGATTATCTTTAAAAAAATAAAATCATCTGTTTTTGATATTTTAAATATGAAAGTTTGTAAAATTGGAAAAATAAAAGAGAGTATTAATTTATCAATAAATAAAGATGAAAAAAATATTGTTTCATATACTCCTTTAGATTTAGGAACACAAGAAAAACAAATCTCAAAAGAAAAAGAGTTAGAAGTTGACCATTTGCATGCAAAATATTTTGGATTGGCAACTCACTATTGTTTAGAGATGATGAATGAATTTGATGAAAAAAATTTAGATTATTCTATGGATTTAGTTCAAACTAGATATTCAAACTATTTAAGTGAAGATGATTTTTTTGATATAAAAAATAGATTGAGATTTTTATTGAATGATTCAACTTTTAAATCTTTATTGGAAAACTCAATGTTTATTTCAGAGCAATCTTTGATTTATAAAGAAGAGATAAAGATAATTGATTTACTTTTATTTAAAGAAGATTGTTTTTATATTATTGATTATAAAACAACAAAAGAAGAACTTGATGAACACAAAATTCAAGTTTCATATTATAAAAAAGCTATAAAAGAGATATTTAAAACTTCAAATGTAAAATCATATCTAGTTTATTTAAAACCTAGTGATTGTATTATTAAAGAAGTTTAA
- a CDS encoding c-type cytochrome — MRELKILAVVIVLTLITYWGVEPFAHSQMHPHVAPADFKFSDVQEDVKDIKALKGDAANGETLVTSNCTACHSIEAKGFPQVMDNASSAAAYGVTPPDLSSAGKLYNEDYLAAFIKNPAKAAKVEHKFVDGRVHPMPGYDWMQPQEIADMVAFLKSIAPKEMTNKEVFIDACQRCHGIKYADMQKGTMAAFTPDAEIKKYMGKLPPDLSQYIRSRGHEYLETFVNNPQKQLEGTAMPRVGLSEESQAQVVAYLEEIGDSKKAQREELGPKFLIYLVIFAIFAFLWKASKWRDVH, encoded by the coding sequence ATGAGAGAATTAAAAATTTTAGCAGTAGTAATAGTATTAACACTTATTACTTACTGGGGAGTTGAGCCTTTTGCTCACTCACAAATGCATCCTCACGTTGCACCTGCAGATTTCAAATTTTCTGATGTGCAAGAAGACGTAAAAGATATTAAAGCACTAAAAGGTGATGCTGCAAATGGTGAAACTTTAGTTACTTCAAATTGTACAGCTTGTCACTCAATTGAAGCTAAAGGTTTCCCACAAGTTATGGATAATGCGAGTTCAGCTGCTGCTTATGGGGTTACACCTCCTGATTTAAGTAGTGCTGGAAAACTTTATAATGAAGATTATTTAGCTGCATTTATTAAAAATCCAGCAAAAGCAGCTAAGGTTGAACATAAATTTGTTGATGGTAGAGTTCATCCAATGCCAGGTTATGACTGGATGCAACCACAAGAAATTGCTGATATGGTTGCTTTCTTAAAATCAATTGCTCCTAAAGAAATGACTAATAAAGAAGTATTTATTGATGCTTGTCAAAGATGTCATGGTATTAAATATGCAGATATGCAAAAAGGAACAATGGCAGCATTTACACCAGATGCTGAAATTAAAAAATATATGGGTAAATTACCTCCTGATTTATCTCAATATATTAGATCAAGAGGTCACGAGTATTTAGAAACTTTTGTTAATAATCCTCAAAAACAACTTGAAGGAACTGCAATGCCTAGAGTTGGATTATCTGAAGAATCTCAAGCTCAAGTTGTTGCATATTTAGAAGAAATTGGTGATTCTAAAAAAGCTCAAAGAGAAGAATTAGGACCTAAATTCTTAATCTATCTAGTGATTTTTGCAATCTTTGCATTCTTATGGAAAGCAAGTAAATGGAGAGATGTTCATTAA
- a CDS encoding 16S rRNA (uracil(1498)-N(3))-methyltransferase — protein MQFTYDEFCGSDILEIKDEVYNYLIKARRHKIDDEIYFRNLKDENIYLYKLSFIDKKKALLNLLSKEEKILVNEKKLHIGWCVIDPKTVEKYITSLNEMGVDKITFIYSDFSQKNFKINIDKLQKILINSSCQCGRSDIIKLEISKNLEQFVKENENVYFLDFSNTSITDKKDEIKTLVIGCEGGFSQKEREKFNKDFVVGFDSNLILRSETAVISACSKIIL, from the coding sequence ATGCAATTTACTTATGATGAATTTTGTGGTAGTGATATTTTAGAAATTAAAGATGAAGTTTATAATTATCTAATAAAAGCAAGACGTCATAAAATAGATGATGAAATATATTTTAGAAATTTAAAAGATGAAAATATCTATTTATATAAACTTTCGTTTATTGATAAAAAAAAGGCACTTTTAAATTTATTATCAAAAGAAGAAAAGATTTTAGTGAATGAAAAAAAATTACACATCGGTTGGTGTGTAATTGATCCAAAAACTGTTGAAAAATATATAACTTCTTTAAATGAAATGGGAGTTGATAAAATTACTTTTATTTACAGTGATTTTTCACAAAAAAATTTTAAAATAAATATTGATAAATTACAAAAGATTTTGATTAATTCTTCATGTCAATGTGGAAGAAGTGATATTATAAAACTTGAAATTTCAAAAAATTTAGAACAATTCGTAAAAGAGAATGAGAATGTTTATTTTTTAGATTTTTCAAATACTTCAATTACAGATAAAAAAGATGAGATAAAAACTTTAGTTATTGGTTGTGAAGGTGGTTTTTCACAAAAAGAGAGAGAAAAATTTAATAAAGATTTTGTTGTTGGATTTGATTCTAATTTGATTCTTCGTTCAGAAACAGCTGTAATATCAGCTTGTTCAAAAATCATTTTATAA
- the argB gene encoding acetylglutamate kinase: protein MQTDYPFSKEQKVQTLLDAIPYIKKFFGKTIVIKYGGSAQTSPDLKEKFAQDIVFLSLLGIKPVIVHGGGARITELLTKLNIPSSFVDGHRVTCEDSMRVVEMVLSGEINKNITSLLNHHGAKAIGISGKDSSIINAVPKDGGKFGYTGEITKVNGTMINNLIKEGFIPVIAPIADSAEPNHPGFNINADIAACEIAVAIGAQKVLFLTDTIGVLDKEKNLIQTLDKQSVENYKKDGTIAGGMIPKVDSCIDAIENGVNKAHIIDGRVEHSILLELFTSDGIGTQFIRKDNPNNGIDLEKLLEN, encoded by the coding sequence ATGCAAACTGATTATCCATTTTCAAAAGAACAAAAAGTTCAAACACTACTTGATGCAATTCCATATATAAAAAAATTTTTTGGAAAAACTATAGTTATCAAATACGGTGGTTCTGCACAAACTAGTCCAGATTTAAAAGAAAAATTTGCACAAGACATAGTTTTTCTTTCATTATTAGGTATCAAACCTGTAATCGTACATGGAGGAGGAGCAAGAATTACTGAACTTTTAACAAAGTTAAATATTCCTTCTTCATTTGTTGATGGACATAGAGTTACTTGCGAAGATAGTATGAGAGTTGTTGAGATGGTATTAAGTGGAGAAATCAATAAAAATATCACTTCTTTATTAAATCATCATGGGGCAAAAGCTATTGGAATTTCAGGAAAAGATTCAAGTATCATAAATGCCGTTCCAAAAGATGGTGGAAAATTTGGATACACAGGTGAAATTACAAAAGTAAATGGAACAATGATAAATAATCTAATCAAAGAGGGATTTATTCCAGTTATTGCACCAATTGCAGATAGTGCTGAACCAAATCATCCAGGATTTAATATAAATGCAGATATTGCAGCTTGTGAAATTGCTGTTGCAATTGGAGCACAAAAAGTTCTATTTTTAACAGATACTATTGGAGTTTTAGATAAAGAAAAAAATCTAATTCAAACTTTAGATAAACAAAGTGTTGAAAATTATAAGAAAGATGGAACAATTGCTGGTGGTATGATTCCAAAAGTTGATTCTTGTATTGATGCGATTGAAAATGGTGTAAACAAAGCTCATATTATTGATGGAAGAGTTGAACACTCAATTTTATTAGAGTTATTTACAAGTGATGGAATTGGAACACAATTTATTAGAAAAGACAATCCAAATAATGGTATTGACTTAGAGAAATTATTAGAGAATTAA
- the thrC gene encoding threonine synthase, with translation MNFIETRGNDGIKPIEVPFSEAILNPSTSFGGLYVPKELPKLEENFLQNHINSTYKQLAYDILKAFEIDIEESEIKKALDLYDNFDDTSNPCPVVRVKDDLFVHEQYHGPTRAFKDMALQPFGSILSSIAKKRDEKYLILAATSGDTGPAALNTFKNKENIQVVCLYPDGGTSDVQRLQMVCEDGKNLKVLGIKGNFDDAQNALKNLLASKTFKEELEKDNIKLSAANSVNFGRIIFQIIYHFWSYIQLLKQNEIKFGEKIYLVVPSGNFGNVLGAFYALNMGVPIEKLLVASNENNILTEWINTGVYDIRDKELKLTKSPAMDILKSSNIERVIYSLFGAKRTKELMEDLNEKKIFKMSENETNELKKYFSAIYSDDTFGTSTIKEFLDSGYLMDPHTATCIKAYKELKEKPLKTVIYSTAEWTKFSPTVLNALNENSTKYADKEALEEISTKYNANLPQSIKDLFSAKINHSLVINKEDIESEIVNFIRKS, from the coding sequence ATGAATTTTATAGAAACAAGAGGAAACGATGGAATTAAACCTATCGAAGTTCCATTTAGCGAAGCGATATTAAATCCAAGTACTTCTTTTGGTGGATTATATGTACCAAAAGAATTACCAAAACTAGAAGAAAATTTTTTACAAAATCACATAAATTCAACTTACAAACAATTAGCTTATGATATTTTAAAAGCTTTTGAAATTGATATTGAAGAGAGTGAAATTAAAAAAGCTTTAGATTTATATGACAATTTTGATGATACTTCAAATCCTTGCCCAGTAGTACGTGTAAAAGATGATTTATTTGTTCATGAACAATACCATGGACCAACGCGAGCTTTTAAAGATATGGCGTTACAACCTTTTGGTTCGATTTTAAGTTCAATTGCAAAAAAAAGAGATGAAAAATATTTGATTCTTGCTGCAACTTCAGGTGACACAGGACCAGCTGCACTTAATACTTTTAAAAATAAAGAAAATATTCAAGTAGTTTGTTTATATCCAGATGGTGGAACTTCTGATGTTCAAAGATTACAAATGGTTTGTGAAGATGGAAAAAATTTAAAAGTTTTAGGAATTAAAGGAAATTTTGATGATGCACAAAATGCACTTAAAAATCTACTTGCTTCTAAAACATTTAAAGAAGAGTTAGAAAAAGATAATATAAAACTTAGTGCTGCAAATTCAGTAAACTTTGGAAGAATTATTTTTCAAATAATTTATCATTTCTGGTCATATATCCAACTTTTAAAACAAAATGAAATTAAATTTGGTGAAAAAATCTATTTAGTTGTTCCAAGTGGAAACTTTGGAAATGTTCTTGGAGCATTTTATGCACTAAATATGGGTGTTCCAATAGAAAAACTTTTAGTTGCTTCAAATGAAAATAATATCTTAACAGAGTGGATAAATACAGGCGTTTACGATATTAGAGATAAAGAATTGAAGCTTACAAAATCTCCTGCAATGGATATTTTAAAATCTTCAAATATTGAAAGAGTTATCTACTCTTTATTTGGTGCAAAAAGAACTAAAGAGTTAATGGAAGATTTAAATGAGAAAAAAATCTTCAAAATGAGTGAAAATGAAACAAATGAACTGAAAAAATACTTTTCAGCCATTTATTCTGATGATACTTTTGGTACAAGCACAATTAAAGAGTTTTTAGACTCAGGATATTTAATGGATCCACACACTGCAACTTGTATAAAAGCCTATAAAGAGTTAAAAGAGAAACCTTTAAAAACAGTTATTTATTCAACTGCTGAATGGACAAAATTTTCTCCAACAGTATTAAATGCTTTAAATGAAAACTCAACAAAATATGCTGATAAAGAGGCTTTAGAAGAAATCTCAACAAAATACAATGCTAATTTACCTCAAAGTATTAAAGATTTATTCTCTGCAAAAATAAATCATTCTTTAGTTATTAATAAAGAAGATATTGAATCTGAAATAGTAAATTTTATTAGAAAATCATAA
- a CDS encoding cytochrome b has product MAKFEKANSVGEWLDQRLNLTTFNKVMMTEYWIPKDINFLWAMGVLLATTFGILVISGLFLMMYYKPDVNLAFDSVNYTIMQEVAFGWLFRHMHGVAASVVFLIIYIHMFTGIYYGSYKQGREMIWISGMLLFMTFSAAGFSGYMLPWGQMSYWAAMVITNLFGGVPVIGDALVVWIRGDFNVADATLTRFFMLHVFLLPITIMGIIGLHFYTLRIPHVNNQSSDEFDFDAEAEKYLSGNKKESKVIPFWPVFISKDLAVLGVFLIFYFYLVFFHYNFAMDPVNFDPADAMVTPAHIYPEWYFLWSYEVLRGFFFDIAGFKAFDIGLIAFAFANVIFLVLPWLDRDPKILPAHKRPGFFVWFWILMIDLIVLTVYGKLPPTGTNAWVGFFAAVAFILLFIVLPIITKIDAKRRGSL; this is encoded by the coding sequence ATGGCAAAATTTGAAAAAGCTAACTCTGTTGGTGAATGGTTAGACCAAAGATTAAATCTAACTACATTCAACAAAGTTATGATGACTGAATATTGGATTCCAAAAGATATTAACTTCTTATGGGCAATGGGTGTATTATTAGCTACTACTTTTGGTATTCTAGTAATCTCTGGTTTATTCTTAATGATGTATTACAAACCTGATGTAAATTTAGCGTTTGATTCTGTTAACTATACAATCATGCAAGAAGTTGCATTTGGTTGGTTATTTAGACATATGCACGGTGTTGCAGCTTCTGTTGTTTTCTTAATTATTTATATTCATATGTTTACAGGAATTTATTATGGTTCTTATAAACAAGGAAGAGAAATGATTTGGATTTCAGGTATGTTATTATTCATGACATTCTCTGCTGCTGGATTCTCTGGATATATGTTACCATGGGGACAAATGTCTTACTGGGCTGCAATGGTTATTACAAACTTATTTGGTGGAGTTCCTGTTATTGGAGATGCACTTGTAGTTTGGATTAGAGGGGATTTTAACGTTGCTGATGCTACATTAACAAGATTCTTTATGTTACACGTATTCTTATTACCAATTACTATTATGGGAATTATTGGTTTACACTTCTATACATTAAGAATTCCTCACGTTAACAACCAATCTTCTGATGAATTTGATTTTGATGCTGAAGCTGAAAAATATTTAAGTGGAAATAAAAAAGAGTCAAAAGTTATTCCTTTCTGGCCAGTGTTTATTTCTAAAGATTTAGCTGTATTAGGTGTATTCTTAATTTTCTACTTCTATTTAGTATTCTTCCATTATAACTTTGCAATGGATCCAGTTAACTTTGACCCAGCAGATGCGATGGTTACACCAGCACACATCTATCCTGAATGGTATTTCTTATGGTCATATGAAGTATTAAGAGGTTTCTTCTTTGATATTGCTGGATTTAAAGCATTTGATATTGGTCTTATAGCATTTGCATTTGCAAACGTTATTTTCTTAGTATTACCATGGTTAGATAGAGATCCAAAAATTTTACCAGCACACAAAAGACCTGGATTCTTTGTATGGTTCTGGATATTAATGATTGACTTAATTGTATTAACAGTTTATGGAAAATTACCTCCAACAGGTACAAATGCATGGGTAGGATTCTTTGCAGCTGTTGCATTTATTTTATTATTCATTGTACTTCCAATTATTACAAAAATTGATGCGAAAAGAAGGGGATCACTATGA
- a CDS encoding Rieske 2Fe-2S domain-containing protein, with product MSKETNRRDFIGYSFAAVAAVGGAASLVGMKQVWDPLPSVLAGGFTEIDLSTVKAGEPETFTWRGKPIFILKKTAEMENSERDLVIGSDRFTVAIGLCTHLGCIPAWKKDKWKCACHGGEFNPSGKQVFGPPPRPLDLPPFSVKGTSIVLGEEGPEYKAIAATLKA from the coding sequence ATGTCTAAAGAAACAAATAGACGAGATTTTATTGGTTACTCATTTGCTGCAGTTGCTGCAGTTGGTGGTGCCGCGTCGCTTGTTGGTATGAAGCAAGTATGGGATCCACTTCCAAGCGTTCTTGCTGGTGGATTTACAGAAATTGACCTATCTACTGTAAAAGCTGGTGAACCAGAAACTTTTACTTGGAGAGGAAAACCAATCTTTATCTTGAAAAAAACTGCGGAAATGGAAAATAGTGAAAGGGATTTAGTAATAGGATCTGATAGATTTACTGTTGCTATAGGACTTTGTACACACCTTGGTTGTATTCCAGCTTGGAAAAAAGACAAATGGAAATGTGCATGTCATGGTGGAGAATTCAATCCAAGTGGAAAACAAGTTTTTGGACCACCTCCAAGACCACTTGATTTACCTCCATTTAGTGTAAAAGGAACTTCTATCGTATTAGGTGAAGAAGGTCCTGAATACAAAGCTATCGCTGCAACATTAAAAGCTTAA